In a genomic window of Penaeus vannamei isolate JL-2024 chromosome 10, ASM4276789v1, whole genome shotgun sequence:
- the LOC113804314 gene encoding uncharacterized protein — translation MDTQLHNMPRDIVQNIEESKGNQDSGTDKGSETMDSKTEQNNNENNGKQKSTRLLRDQLLQGSEASSMQSPAMESIKPREGKRHSQDRHFGEEEEKRTRSQRKRKYQENFSYYLDESDALDLSGDSSSQEYKPSEDEESDSTKKRKRMSGSKTNNLTPQGKEGSIHKLVMKKPKKAKVATLQNSSSQTTLDMPDIFNEHMSSPPAKVSRKKRTKKRKIGVSDEEDSETSNDTDEEDEESRVTNDGKKSATKFSSKISSYGQPYSKTGSWYIASGYLEDLLELLRQFENEKSWRFSAFSSCWREMKFSLIYRGRQSFKELLEFSEEVADITKRFLAPSQTTKMRVGALYTLYGLYYKHPIRHFFKIRIVKNEYYYLKELVEPFRYKAENPDPAVLFRTLETDGAFYHTATTQEMCLDFHSAEREEVGIKYELQRIATTSAVSLNMPMDVLETDEALMQHYDNIKTALLDTKTSSGKAVSMVDKSITSEVKNAVLKLNEDLLVAVGIKNPVESTNEAQQTSWLSDIGKRRSEVRNKAVSSSTTDDYVKRRGLLAKKKCKCSLIMRGGKMHYLKGCSTHTMNLREEGVTDSESEMDKSPTSTSKNNKKASRTSRRNIGQMLTDEKIRDYMKPPSAEVTNTPVRSMGTIKAVRKSRRKKYKHTKADKEDADDPLKMNEGESFCGKNISIPEHKNISGETNKHHKRIGRTGRPPGRPRKNPLPQNSFPAQVVEQSDSNNQIVTPDTSITMPLKREKEQDEQRHDIMDDRNELIILNVKISSDVIHHQSKKFKILKSSWKAISEDAKKLFELKKKFLGLMLPGREITDDDVTDIYAEMTVIEPPVRKVENTSPSSCTSALEQTPKLMLGMTSKYPLNKKGENKAQGNTVKQKGVLLMQVRVGGVTRLLPVPGSAKEQNEARKSMLRPDTKFPLDPVPFCTTSHTPDLQNFTQINGGQVTNICLPRDELDIDQTEGVQRTDSVMESEPQLPELSPLNLDPLFLEGLPIRKREVSYQQVPTETSPIKQDMKYYDSKGNSRAKYKAGNIVYSTMDSFVGDDAWNSDENSDVQNDSYILSKSEGANNNSPLSSDHIYTSPKSQRENSTSTNSLESRKILPRVIHSSDPWLNHSAEGPALPIVQTLNTREQGQTSRYQVQVPPLTMPLQTVMQHPDSNLVPLPQQFTIISDSASPVLYEMPPLHPVQEVATSNAFIPPQTTSDCVTLLAQGVPSNSFTSQYVVLPHGSAQSCSSPVSHIPRPSTSGHYAEVQENLNMRCVPLVNESQQMLLNGTPSKVSNVPKISNIALQTTPYSERLTKNLVEDLDVGDEKKMGGSIHSPNQLQTPSQISRVIPFTSTKEVTRAKELPGETSKHSSSEMPKQSTYNSQKLRQGARSSPVCTFLYSPKYKALSKFKETGGIATGTPVHLKDKPRVPFILKHSLVQKHKGK, via the exons ATGGACACACAACTGCACAATATGCCGAGAGACATTGTACAGAATATAGAAGAAAGTAAAGGTAACCAGGATTCAGGAACTGACAAAGGCTCGGAGACCATGGACTCTAAGAcggaacaaaacaacaatgaaaataacggcAAACAAAAAAGTACAAGGCTACTTAGAGACCAACTTCTGCAAGGGTCAGAGGCTTCCTCCATGCAGTCACCTGCTATGGAAAGCATTAAGcctagggagggaaagagacacagTCAGGATAGACAttttggggaggaagaagagaaaagaacacgcagccaaagaaagagaaagtaccaGGAGAACTTTAGTTATTACTTAGACGAGAGTGATGCCCTGGACCTCAGTGGCGACTCGAGTTCTCAAGAGTACAAACCCTCTGAAGATGAGGAAAGTGATagcacaaagaaaaggaaaaggatgtcAGGTAGTAAGACAAACAACTTGACACCTCAGGGCAAAGAAGGCAGTATTCACAAACTGGTAATGAAGAAACCTAAGAAAGCCAAAGTGGCAACATTACAGAACTCCAGCTCGCAGACCACCTTGGACATGCCGGATATCTTCAACGAACACATGAGCTCTCCACCTGCAAAAGTGTCCAGGAAAAAGAGgaccaaaaagagaaagattggagTAAGTGACGAAGAAGATTCAGAGACAtcaaatgatactgatgaagaagatgaggagtcTAGAGTCACAAATGATGGCAAGAAAAGTGCAACAAAGTTTTCAAGTAAAATTTCTAGCTATGGTCAGCCATACTCAAAAACAG GGAGTTGGTACATTGCTTCAGGCTATTTGGAGGACCTCCTGGAGCTTCTGCGGCAGTTTGAGAATGAGAAAAGCTGGAgattttctgcattttcttcaTGCTGGAGAGAAATGAAGTTTTCTctcatatatag GGGCCGTCAAAGTTTCAAGGAATTATTAGAGTTCTCAGAAGAAGTTGCAGATATCACTAAACGGTTCCTGGCCCCTTCCCAGACCACAAAGATGAGAGTGGGGGCTTTGTATACCTTGTATGGCCTTTACTATAAGCATCCTATAAG GCATTTCTTCAAGATTCGTATTGTGAAGAATGAGTACTACTACTTGAAGGAGTTGGTCGAGCCCTTCCGCTACAAGGCAGAAAATCCCGATCCTGCCGTTTTATTCCGCACTTTGGAGACAGATGGTGCTTTTTATCACACTGCAACTACACAAGaa ATGTGTTTGGACTTCCACTCTGCTGAACGTGAGGAAGTGGGCATAAAGTACGAGTTGCAGCGCATTGCCACAACGTCTGCAGTCAGCCTAAACATGCCCATGGATGTTCTTGAAACAGATGAAGCTTTGATGcaacattatgataatatcaagacTGCTCTCTTAG ATACAAAGACATCATCAGGAAAAGCTGTATCAATGGTGGATAAATCAATCACATCAGAGGTGAAGAATGCTGTCTTGAAGTTAAATGAGGATCTCTTAGTTGCTGTGGGCATAAAGAACCCTGTAGAAAGTACAAATGAAGCTCAACAGACAAGCTGGTTGTCAGATATAG GAAAACGACGATCTGAAGTACGAAATAAAGCTGTCAGCTCATCCACAACAGATGATTATGTAAAGAGACGGGGACTCCTTGCCAAGAAAAAGTGTAAGTGTAGCCTAATAATGCGGGGGGGTAAAATGCATTACCTTAAAGGGTGTAGTACGCATACCATGAACCTAAGAGAGGAAGGGGTCACTGACAGTGAAAGTGAAATGGATAAGTCACCGACATCTActagcaagaacaacaaaaaagcatCAAGAACATCCCGTAGGAATATAGGACAAATGCTTACAGATGAAAAGATTAGAGATTATATGAAACCACCATCAGCAGAGGTCACTAATACTCCTGTGAGATCAATGGGAACCATAAAGGCCGTACGTAAATCTAGGAGAAagaagtacaaacacacaaaagcagaTAAAGAGGATGCAGATGACCCCCTTAagatgaatgagggagaaagttTCTGTGGCAAAAATATATCCATTCCGGAGCACAAGAACATCAGTGGtgagacaaacaaacatcataAAAGAATAGGCAGGACTGGAAGGCCGCCAGGAAGACCTAGGAAGAACCCTTTACCTCAAAATTCATTCCCAGCACAAGTAGTTGAGCAGTCAGATTCTAACAATCAGATTGTAACTCCTGATACATCAATCACAATGCctctaaagagagaaaaagaacaggatgAACAGAGGCATGACATTATGGATGACCGTAATGAATTAATTATTTTAAATGTAAAAATATCCAGTGATGTCATCCATCACCAATCAAAGAAGTTTAAGATCTTGAAATCTAGTTGGAAAGCCATTTCTGAAGATGCCAAGAAACTTTTTGAACTGAAAAAGAAATTTCTTGGGTTGATGTTACCAGGGAGAGAGATAACAGATGATGATGTGACAGACATTTACGCGGAGATGACTGTCATAGAACCACCTGTCAGAAAGGTTGAAAATACAAGCCCTTCATCTTGTACAAGTGCCTTAGAACAGACACCAAAGCTCATGTTAGGTATGACTTCAAAATATCCCCTAAATaagaagggggaaaataaagCCCAAGGGAACACTGTCAAGCAAAAAGGAGTGTTATTGATGCAAGTAAGAGTGGGTGGTGTGACACGTCTTCTTCCAGTGCCAGGCTCTGCAAAAGAACAAAATGAAGCCAGAAAGTCAATGTTAAGACCTGACACCAAATTCCCTCTTGACCCTGTGCCATTTTGTACCACATCTCACACTCCTGACTTGCAAAATTTTACCCAAATAAATGGAGGTCAGGTAACAAATATCTGTCTGCCAAGAGATGAACTAGATATAGACCAAACAGAAGGGGTTCAGAGAACAGATTCAGTGATGGAGTCAGAACCTCAGCTCCCTGAGTTAAGCCCTCTAAACCTTGATCCATTATTTTTGGAAGGGCTAccaataaggaaaagagaagttTCATACCAGCAAGTCCCTACTGAAACTTCACCCATTAAACAAGATATGAAATATTATGATAGTAAGGGAAATAGCAGGGCAAAATATAAAGCAGGAAATATAGTATACAGTACAATGGATTCATTTGTGGGTGATGATGCCTGGAACAGTGATGAAAATTCTGATGTGCAAAACGATTCATATATTCTTTCTAAAAGCGAAGGCGCCAACAACAATTCTCCTTTAAGTTCTGATCATATATATACCTCACCAAAGAGCCAAAGAGAAAATTCAACAAGTACAAACTCTTTAGAGTCAAGGAAAATATTACCAAGGGTGATACATTCAAGTGACCCTTGGCTTAACCACTCAGCTGAAGGACCTGCCCTGCCCATTGTGCAGACTTTAAACACTAGAGAACAAGGACAGACCAGTAGATACCAAGTACAAGTACCTCCACTAACCATGCCCCTTCAAACTGTTATGCAACACCCTGATTCGAATCTAGTACCTTTACCTCAACAATTTACCATCATATCTGATTCTGCTTCTCCCGTTTTGTATGAGATGCCTCCGCTTCATCCAGTCCAGGAAGTAGCCACCAGTAATGCCTTTATACCTCCCCAAACAACATCAGATTGTGTAACTTTACTTGCACAAGGAGTACCTAGCAATTCCTTCACATCACAATATGTGGTTCTTCCTCATGGATCCGCACAATCCTGTAGCAGTCCTGTAAGTCATATACCGAGGCCATCAACCAGTGGTCACTATGCAGAAGTGCAGGAGAATCTCAACATGAGATGTGTTCCATTGGTAAATGAGTCACAGCAGATGCTACTAAATGGTACACCATCGAAGGTATCAAACGTTCCAAAGATTTCAAATATAGCATTGCAGACCACTCCTTATAGTGAAAGATTAACAAAGAACCTTGTAGAAGATCTGGATGTTGGGGATGagaaaaagatgggaggaagcATCCATTCTCCAAATCAACTTCAGACACCCAGTCAGATCTCTAGAGTCATTCCTTTTACCTCTACCAAGGAAGTAACCAGAGCAAAAGAACTGCCAGGAGAGACCAGTAAACACAGTTCAAGTGAAATGCCCAAGCAGAGCACGTATAATTCTCAGAAGTTGAGACAAGGAGCCAGGAGCAGCCCTGTGTGTACATTTTTGTATTCACCAAAATACAAAGCTCTTTCAAAATTTAAAGAGACAGGAGGAATTGCTACTGGCACTCCTGTTCATTTAAAAGACAAGCCTCGAGTCCCTTTCATTCTGAAACATTCACTTGTTCAGAAACATAAGGGGAAGTAG